In Zingiber officinale cultivar Zhangliang chromosome 3B, Zo_v1.1, whole genome shotgun sequence, a single window of DNA contains:
- the LOC121967243 gene encoding double-stranded RNA-binding protein 1-like isoform X1, producing MHKSRLQELCQRQQWSLPEYATSHDGPAHNFRFSATVTVNGSSFHSPDLSRTSKEAQNKAALVAFEQLSDVVPQSPPVDLPPPPTPAPALPIDLGNQVSYKNQLHIFLQKQAKCLPTYTYVCHALQFKATGKVDEQTFESTSYCHTVKEAEHSAAKVALMSLFGDQQDDGIMYKNLLQELVQKEGLPMPEYNTTRYGENHVPTFSVTVEIKGKLFQGDAAKTKRQAETNAAKIAYSYLYQSRSSRFSSHLSSILEEHMESEPAASTLVPIINTNSSKTGCIEDEHDHDHVQKQESGSEIKISEILQDEHDPVEKQGHISASKNGKQPLQDLTESGSSASSDSPQCSTRHNFTSAHSALPMPGSSRSMLCNRVQVYPRKADMVLPEGGTALPFSDDSWVAVSLEF from the exons ATGCACAAGAGCCGGCTCCAGGAGCTCTGCCAGCGCCAGCAATGGTCGCTTCCGGAGTACGCCACCTCACATGACGGCCCTGCCCACAATTTCCGCTTTAGCGCTACCGTCACCGTCAACGGCTCCTCGTTCCACTCCCCCGATCTCTCCCGGACCTCCAAGGAAGCTCAGAACAAGGCCGCGCTGGTCGCTTTCGAGCAGCTCTCTGACGTGGTCCCGCAGTCGCCGCCCGTGGACTTACCACCGCCTCCAACCCCTGCACCGGCCCTTCCTATAGATCTTG GCAATCAAGTTTCATACAAGAACCAACTTCATATATTTCTTCAGAAGCAAGCTAAATGTCTACCAACATATACCTATGTTTGTCATGCTCTTCAATTCAAAGCTACTGGTAAAGTTGATGAGCAAACTTTTGAGAGCACATCATATTGTCATACTGTTAAGGAAGCTGAACATTCTGCTGCAAAAGTTGCTTTGATGTCATTGTTTGGTGATCAGCAG gaTGATGGCATTATGTACAAGAATCTATTGCAGGAATTAGTACAAAAAGAAGGGTTGCCTATGCCAGAGTATAACACAACGAGATATGGTGAAAATCATGTTCCTACTTTCTCTGTCACTGTTGAAATCAAAGGCAAATTATTTCAGGGAGATGCAGCGAAAACCAAGAGACAGGCAGAAACGAATGCTGCAAAGATCGCATATTCTTATCTTTACCAAA GTAGGTCAAGCAGATTTTCTTCCCATTTATCTTCAATATTGGAAGAGCATATGGAATCTGAACCTGCTGCTTCAACATTAGTGCCAATAATCAACACAAACTCTTCAAAGACAGGTTGCATTG AAGATGAACATGACCATGACCATGTACAGAagcaagaatctggaagtgaaatTAAAATTAGCGAAATCCTGCAAG ATGAGCATGATCCTGTGGAGAAGCAAGGGCATATCAGTGCTAGTAAGAATGGAAAACAACCCCTGCAAGATCTCACTGAATCTGGCAGCTCAGCATCATCCGACAGTCCTCAATGCTCCACTCGTCATAACTTCACAAGCGCACACAGTGCACTTCCCATGCCGGGAAGCAGTCGCTCAATGCTGTGCAATAGGGTCCAAGTTTATCCTCGCAAAGCTGACATGGTTTTGCCTGAAGGTGGAACCGCTCTACCCTTCAGCGATGATAGCTGGGTCGCCGTCAGTTTGGAATTCTAA
- the LOC121967243 gene encoding double-stranded RNA-binding protein 1-like isoform X2 produces the protein MHKSRLQELCQRQQWSLPEYATSHDGPAHNFRFSATVTVNGSSFHSPDLSRTSKEAQNKAALVAFEQLSDVVPQSPPVDLPPPPTPAPALPIDLGNQVSYKNQLHIFLQKQAKCLPTYTYVCHALQFKATGKVDEQTFESTSYCHTVKEAEHSAAKVALMSLFGDQQDDGIMYKNLLQELVQKEGLPMPEYNTTRYGENHVPTFSVTVEIKGKLFQGDAAKTKRQAETNAAKIAYSYLYQSRSSRFSSHLSSILEEHMESEPAASTLVPIINTNSSKTEDEHDHDHVQKQESGSEIKISEILQDEHDPVEKQGHISASKNGKQPLQDLTESGSSASSDSPQCSTRHNFTSAHSALPMPGSSRSMLCNRVQVYPRKADMVLPEGGTALPFSDDSWVAVSLEF, from the exons ATGCACAAGAGCCGGCTCCAGGAGCTCTGCCAGCGCCAGCAATGGTCGCTTCCGGAGTACGCCACCTCACATGACGGCCCTGCCCACAATTTCCGCTTTAGCGCTACCGTCACCGTCAACGGCTCCTCGTTCCACTCCCCCGATCTCTCCCGGACCTCCAAGGAAGCTCAGAACAAGGCCGCGCTGGTCGCTTTCGAGCAGCTCTCTGACGTGGTCCCGCAGTCGCCGCCCGTGGACTTACCACCGCCTCCAACCCCTGCACCGGCCCTTCCTATAGATCTTG GCAATCAAGTTTCATACAAGAACCAACTTCATATATTTCTTCAGAAGCAAGCTAAATGTCTACCAACATATACCTATGTTTGTCATGCTCTTCAATTCAAAGCTACTGGTAAAGTTGATGAGCAAACTTTTGAGAGCACATCATATTGTCATACTGTTAAGGAAGCTGAACATTCTGCTGCAAAAGTTGCTTTGATGTCATTGTTTGGTGATCAGCAG gaTGATGGCATTATGTACAAGAATCTATTGCAGGAATTAGTACAAAAAGAAGGGTTGCCTATGCCAGAGTATAACACAACGAGATATGGTGAAAATCATGTTCCTACTTTCTCTGTCACTGTTGAAATCAAAGGCAAATTATTTCAGGGAGATGCAGCGAAAACCAAGAGACAGGCAGAAACGAATGCTGCAAAGATCGCATATTCTTATCTTTACCAAA GTAGGTCAAGCAGATTTTCTTCCCATTTATCTTCAATATTGGAAGAGCATATGGAATCTGAACCTGCTGCTTCAACATTAGTGCCAATAATCAACACAAACTCTTCAAAGACAG AAGATGAACATGACCATGACCATGTACAGAagcaagaatctggaagtgaaatTAAAATTAGCGAAATCCTGCAAG ATGAGCATGATCCTGTGGAGAAGCAAGGGCATATCAGTGCTAGTAAGAATGGAAAACAACCCCTGCAAGATCTCACTGAATCTGGCAGCTCAGCATCATCCGACAGTCCTCAATGCTCCACTCGTCATAACTTCACAAGCGCACACAGTGCACTTCCCATGCCGGGAAGCAGTCGCTCAATGCTGTGCAATAGGGTCCAAGTTTATCCTCGCAAAGCTGACATGGTTTTGCCTGAAGGTGGAACCGCTCTACCCTTCAGCGATGATAGCTGGGTCGCCGTCAGTTTGGAATTCTAA